A single Drechmeria coniospora strain ARSEF 6962 chromosome 03, whole genome shotgun sequence DNA region contains:
- a CDS encoding 3-ketoacyl-CoA thiolase, with product MGAFDRISQLGGQLSGNPTAGGRDKILEKRPDDVVVTACCRSAFTKGGKGGFKDTAAADIMAGVLQAIIDRSKINPALVDDICVGTVLAPGGGATEMRAATLVAGFPETTAVRTLNRQCSSGLQACVDVANQIKAGMIDIGIGAGVESMSLQYGPSAVTEFSDLLEANVEAANCKVPMGVLSEAMAKDLGVARADQDAFAASSYQKAVRAQKEGLFDNEIVPLKVKFEDPKSGETKEITVARDDGVRDGITAQSLAKIKPAFAADGSIHAGNASQISDGAAAVLLMRRSTAEKLGQTIIGKYVCASIVGVKPLLMGQGPWKAIPKANELAGISRDDVDIYEINEAFASQCLWSAKQLGISLDKVNPKGGAIAFGHPLGCTGARQVSTLLYELKRTGKKVGNTSMCIGTGMGMSAVWVAE from the exons ATGGGCG CCTTTGACAGAATTTcccagctcggcggccagcttTCTGGCAACCCGACGGCGGGTGGTCGTGATAAGATCCTCGAGAAGCGTCCCGACGAT gtcgtcgtcaccgcctgcTGCCGAAGCGCCTTCACCAAGGGCGGCAAGGGCGGCTTCAAggacacggccgccgccgacatcaTGGCGGGTGTCCTGCaggccatcatcgaccgCTCCAAGATCAACCcggcgctcgtcgacgacatctgcgtcggcaccgtcctTGCCCCGGGCGGTGGTGCCACCGAGATGCGCGCGgccaccctcgtcgccggcttccccgagacgacggcggtccGCACGCTCAACCGCCAGTGCTCGTCGGGCCTGCAGGCCTgcgtcgacgtggccaaCCAGATCAAGGCGGGCATGATCgacatcggcatcggcgccggcgtcgagagcATGTCTCTCCAGTACGGCCCTTCGGCGGTGACGGAGTTTTCGGacctcctcgaggccaacgtcgaggccgccaacTGCAAGGTCCCCATGGGTGTCCTGTccgaggccatggccaaggacctcggcgtcgcccgcgccgaccaggacgccttcgccgcctcgtcgtacCAGAAGGCGGTCCGGGCCCAGAAGGAGGGTCTCTTCGACAACGAGATCGTGCCGCTCAAGGTCAAGTTCGAGGACCCCAAGTCCGGCGAGACCAAGGAGATCACGGTTGCCcgggacgacggcgtccgTGACGGCATCACGGCCCAGTCCCTCGCCAAGATCAAGccggcctttgccgccgacggcagcatcCACGCCGGCAACGCGAGCCAGATCTcggacggtgccgccgccgtcctgctcatgaggcgctcgacggccgagaagctcggccAGACCATCATCGGCAAGTACGTCTGcgcctccatcgtcggcgtcaagCCCCTCCTCATGGGCCAGGGCCCCTGGAAGGCGATCCCCAAGGCCAACGAGCTCGCCGGCATCTCGCGCGACGACGTGGACATTTACGAGATCAACGAGGCCTTTGCCAGCCAGTGCCTGTGGAGCGCCAAGCAGCTCGGCATCTCGCTCGACAAGGTCAACCCCAAgggcggcgccatcgcctTTGGCCATCCCCTCGGCTGCACCGGCGCCCGGCAGGTGTCGACGCTGCTGTACGAGCTGAAGCGGACGGGGAAGAAGGTGGGCAACACGTCCATGTGCATAGGCACCGGCATGGGCATGAGCGCCGTATGGGTGGCCGAGTAG
- a CDS encoding DNA replication factor Dna2, which produces MPLQKSYSERVGLAKNRQPWQRSHSHPVNLQALKQKLPPVSEDTKNKLSAFQYQHKEDDSAGDDGKDGGAGEPTFESGDKDILTTPLTRLNWRDLMEPSGPVEEEADISPNDKILWDNKQDPAHIGTLSPMMARKRKRARSSSPISSPSAGKPNTPAVNVEKLTRALKSPHADPTLELWDRYSLRPDNAASPMGNMNPTLAQLMVSSSPKSFSKDASLLKGEGALRRAVSCGLNWPKKRKIEKSKLGSQSSGEQRELEAASKSSLVTALLDTVNCTLHTGPEEPQQRTESPSPNRTTAVSPHQPVACGLEPATSDYGDDDFDEDTFIELEATMHAGPVSPTTVKPAKLKSTESSERKPRMVGEFDDVDDCLFDNDELLVASQPAPLNASPAKTTMTSQRTKTIAPGSPSDEFGFDFDGDIDFDAVELAATQSMQNPDAPSATTGQKAKTIQRYLVMSLLEGEYVDQYGQPRPEKILIIQADSSKITRTVHLRGSWFGTPAHAESYVHVIGDFSAKGQCIVDDAQNLLILHPDQLISSTVVADSFGCMRRAVLQDRVKATSQASPPLVYGTILHEIFQEALLVNKWDIPYLTEVIEKITSAHVEDLYTIKVEMPIAREYLLSKMTELSYWAKAFVSSKPKADAVVEDRHGKRATMAITKLLDVEEHVWSPMYGLKGNIDATVEVAMMDGKQTRHLTVPFEVKTGKHANSNHIAQTALYTLLLSDRYDIDIACGILYYMETSKTIRVPAIRHELRHMIMQRNQLACYIRERSVQLPPMLKSKHMCGKCYAKTSCFIYHRLADDGDGESSGMNEKFDELVVHLTPIHKQFFIKWENLLTKEEKESQKNKRELWTMTSSEREKKSRCFADVIIEESSASVDMDNPRINRFHYSFIKRSQQPGFSFLESELSVGEPIVVSDEDGHYALAIGYVTSVRKQRISVAVDRRLHNARIRQPGFDEADNQVFASIMEVASEGSPADQTRGKIKAPPIRYRLDQDEFSNGMATVRNNLVQMMANDLPAAAKIRRLIVDLTPPRFKSVPTQYTLADRDSLNVDQKRAIEKVMSAEDYALVLGMPGTGKTTTIAHIIRALVSQGKSVLLTSHTHTAVDNILLKLKSDNIPILRLGAPAKVHPDVQDFAHLAGHSKTTPEEIKEAWHGTPVVATTCLGINHAVFLERSFDYCIVDEASQITLPICAGPIRMANSFVLVGDHNQLPPVVRNEAAREGGLDVSLFKLLSDAHPESVVHLAHQYRMCEDIMTLSNTLIYNGKLRCGYEALRKKKLDIPQIKALSHVHYDASSLMRPGTPRTFCTGPASSQCWLYALLDSEARVRFVNTDTVQPMVREEAHGKRIVNSSEVRIVSQLVESLLTVGVPASEVGVMTHYRAQLFLLKEKLKAYAGVEMHTTDRFQGRDKDVIVLSLVRSNEAGNIGDLLKDWRRINVAFTRAKSKLLVVGSLNTLKHSGKENMLSQIITLMEERDWIYNLPANALDSHCFEELGTPPTTVGATQINRSPKESLKAATPSQQGKENRRPSPKRARVGERVLLKDKIITRDILNAMTNGAF; this is translated from the exons ATGCCGCTGCAGAAGTCATACTCTGAGCGCGTCGGGTTGGCTAAA AACCGACAACCCTGGCAGCGGTCGCATAGTCACCCTGTCAACCTGCAAGCGCTGAAACAAAAGCTCCCCCCCGTATCCGAGGATACGAAGAACAAGCTCAGCGCATTTCAATATCAGCATAAAGAGGATGATTCGGCAGGTGATGATGGCAAGGACGGCGGTGCTGGCGAACCGACGTTCGAGAGTGGCGACAAAGATATCCTGACTACGCCACTCACCAGGTTGAACTGGCGAGATCTCATGGAACCCAGCGGGCCTGTTGAGGAAGAGGCCGATATCTCGCCAAACGACAAGATTCTGTGGGACAACAAGCAGGACCCTGCCCATATCGGGACCCTGTCTCCAATGATGGCTCGCAAGCGAAAGCGTGCTAGGAGTTCGTCGCCGATTTCTTCCCCCTCGGCGGGCAAGCCAAACACGCCGGCGGTCAATGTCGAAAAACTGACCAGAGCACTCAAATCGCCTCATGCCGATCCGACTCTGGAGTTGTGGGATCGATACTCGCTAAGACCCGACAACGCAGCGTCACCGATGGGCAACATGAATCCGACCCTGGCACAGCTGATGGTCTCCTCTTCGCCGAAATCTTTTAGCAAGGATGCGTCCCTGTTAAAGGGCGAGGGAGCCCTGAGGCGTGCTGTGAGCTGCGGGCTGAACTGGCCAAAAAAGAGGAAGATTGAAAAGTCAAAACTGGGGAGCCAGAGCTCTGGTGAGCAGAGAGAATTGGAGGCTGCGTCGAAATCTTCCTTGGTCACCGCGTTGCTCGATACGGTAAACTGTACTTTGCACACGGGTCCGGAGGAACCCCAGCAGCGTACGGAATCCCCATCACCGAATCGGACGACTGCAGTCTCCCCACACCAGCCTGTCGCTTGCGGACTGGAACCAGCGACGTCCGActacggcgacgacgactttgaCGAGGATACCTTCATAGAACTCGAGGCGACTATGCATGCCGGCCCGGTGAGCCCAACGACAGTGAAGCCGGCGAAGCTGAAATCAACCGAGTCGAGCGAGAGGAAGCCAAGAATGGTGGGAGAGTTTGATGATGTTGATGATTGCCTATTCGACAACGATGAACTACTCGTCGCATCGCAACCCGCACCTTTGAATGCGAGCCCAGCAAAGACTACCATGACGTCTCAACGAACAAAGACAATAGCTCCAGGGAGTCCGTCCGATGAGTTTGGCTTCGACTTCGATGGTGATATCGACTTCGACGCTGTTGAACTGGCCGCCACCCAATCAATGCAAAATCCGGATGCGCCCTCAGCAACA ACCGGTCAGAAAGCCAAGACGATTCAGCGTTACCTAGTCATGAGCCTATTAGAGGGCGAATACGTCGATCAGTACGGACAGCCACGCCCCGAGAAG ATTCTCATCATCCAAGCCGACAGTTCAAAGATAACTAGGACGGTGCATCTCCGAGGCTCCTGGTTTGGCACACCTGCTCATGCGGAGTCGTATGTGCATGTCATTGGCGATTTCTCCGCCAAGGGCCAGtgcatcgtcgacgatgcaCAGAACCTCCTTATCCTCCACCCAGACCAGCTCATCTCATCCACCGTCGTGGCAGATTCTTTTGGCTGCATGCGTCGAGCAGTGCTACAGGACCGGGTAAAAGCCACCAGCCAGGCATCGCCGCCTCTCGTCTACGGCACCATCTTGCATGAAATATTCCAAGAAGCGTTGCTCGTCAATAAATGGGACATTCCTTATCTCACCGAAGTGATCGAGAAGATAACCAGTGCGCACGTTGAGGATCTATATACGATCAAAGTGGAAATGCCGATCGCGAGGGAGTACCTCCTGTCAAAGATGACGGAGCTTAGCTACTGGGCCAAGGCGTTTGTGTCATCGAAGCCCAAG GCCGACGCAGTCGTCGAGGATCGTCACGGCAAAAGGGCTACCATGGCCATCACCAAATTGCTTGATGTCGAGGAGCATGTATGGTCCCCAATGTACGGACTCAAGGGCAATATAGACGCCACTGTGGAAGTCGCCATGATGGATGGCAAACAAACTCGTCATTTGACCGTACCGTTCGAGGTCAAGACTGGCAAGCATGCCAACAGCAATCACATCGCGCAGACGGCCTTGTACACCTTGCTCCTCTCTGACCGATACGACATCGACATTGCCTGCGGCATTCTCTACTACATGGAGACCTCCAAAACAATACGAGTCCCCGCAATCCGACATGAGCTGCGGCACATGATCATGCAGCGAAATCAGCTGGCATGCTATATTCGAGAGCGAAGCGTCCAACTCCCGCCGATGCTGAAGAGCAAACACATGTGTGGCAAGTGCTATGCCAAGACATCGTGTTTCATCTACCATCGACTGGCTGATGACGGAGATGGAGAGTCCAGCGGCATGAACGAGAAGTTTGACGAGCTCGTGGTGCATCTTACGCCCATTCACAAACAATTCTTCATCAAGTGGGAGAACCTGTTAAcaaaggaggaaaaggaaagCCAGAAAAACAAGCGTGAGCtgtggacgatgacgagcagcGAACGAGAGAAGAAGTCCCGATGCTTTGCTGATGTGATCATCGAGGagtcatcggcctcggtggATATGGACAACCCGCGCATAAACCGGTTCCATTATTCCTTCATAAAACGATCTCAGCAGCCTGGTTTCTCCTTTTTGGAGTCGGAGCTCTCCGTAGGCGAGCCCATTGTTGTGTCAGATGAAGACGGGCATTATGCACTAGCGATCGGCTACGTAACCTCTGTTCGAAAGCAAAGGATTAGTGTCGCTGTCGACCGAAGGCTGCACAACGCTCGGATTCGACAGCCCGGTTTCGACGAGGCTGACAACCAAGTGTTTGCCAGCATCATGGAGGTGGCATCGGAAGGATCGCCAGCAGACCAAACCCGGGGCAAGATAAAGGCGCCGCCAATTCGGTACCGCCTAGATCAGGACGAGTTTAGCAACGGAATGGCAACGGTCAGGAACAATCTTGTCCAGATGATGGCCAATGACTTGCCAGCTGCTGCAAAGATACGGCGATTGATTGTCGATCTGACACCTCCTCGCTTTAAGTCGGTGCCGACGCAGTACACCCTCGCAGATCGAGACAGCCTCAATGTCGATCAGAAACGAGCGATTGAGAAAGTTATGAGTGCGGAAGATTACGCGTTAGTCCTTGGAATGCCAGGCACGGGCAAGACGACAACCATTGCTCACATCATCCGCGCTCTCGTGTCACAAGGCAAGAGCGTGTTGCTTACGTCCCATACGCATACAGCCGTCGACAACATCCTGCTGAAATTGAAGTCGGACAATATCCCAATTCTCCGTCTAGGAGCACCGGCCAAGGTCCACCCCGATGTCCAGGATTTTGCTCATTTAGCGGGCCACTCCAAGACGACGCCTGAGGAGATCAAGGAAGCCTGGCACGGGACGCCGGTTGTTGCAACAACTTGCCTCGGCATCAACCATGCCGTGTTCTTGGAACGATCATTCGACTactgcatcgtcgacgaagcgtcGCAGATTACCTTGCCCATCTGCGCGGGACCTATTCGGATGGCCAACTCGTTCGTTCTCGTTGGTGATCACAACCAGCTGCCGCCTGTAGTCAGAAACGAAGCGGCTCGAGAGGGTGGACTGGACGTGAGTCTGTTCAAGCTCTTGTCTGATGCTCACCCCGAGTCCGTCGTCCACCTAGCGCATCAGTACCGCATGTGCGAAGACATCATGACACTGAGCAACACCCTCATTTATAATGGGAAGCTGCGTTGCGGATACGAAGCCCTGCGGAAGAAAAAGTTGGACATTCCCCAAATAAAGGCCCTTAGTCATGTGCATTACGATGCGTCCTCACTCATGCGACCGGGAACACCAAGAACTTTCTGTACTGGGCCTGCCTCATCACAATGCTGGTTGTACGCCCTCCTCGATAGCGAGGCCCGGGTCCGCTTCGTCAATACGGACACAGTTCAGCCCATGGTTCGCGAAGAGGCCCACGGAAAACGCATCGTCAACTCGTCAGAGGTACGCATTGTGTCACAGCTGGTCGAGAGCCTTCTCACTGTTGGCGTCCCGGCCagcgaggtcggcgtcatGACCCACTACCGGGCCCAGCTGTTCCTTCTCAAGGAAAAGCTCAAGGCATACGCCGGCGTGGAGATGCACACAACAGATCGGTTTCAAGGGCGAGACAAAGATGTCATCGTACTTAGTCTCGTCAGAAGCAACGAGGCCGGCAATATTGGCGATTTGCTCAAGGATTGGCGGAGAATAAATGTGGCGTTTACTCGTGCAAAGTCGAAACTCCTCGTTGTCGGAAGCCTGAATACGCTGAAACACAGCGGCAAGGAGAATATGCTCAGCCAGATCATCACACTGATGGAAGAGCGTGATTGGATTTACAACCTGCCCGCAAACGCTCTTGATAGTCACTGCTTTGAGGAGCTCGGAACACCCCCAACGACCGTGGGTGCCACGCAAATAAACAGATCGCCCAAGGAATCGCTCAAGGCAGCGACACCCAGCCAACAAGGAAAGGAGAACCGCCGGCCTTCGCCCAAAAGAGCGCGGGTCGGCGAAAGAGTGCTGCTCAAGGACAAGATCATCACGAGGGACATTCTCAACGCCATGACCAACGGCGCATTTTAG
- a CDS encoding putative oxidoreductase - protein → MSGSIKNVAVAGAAGSLGTVILNKLIESNKFNIKVLRRNGSKSTYGAGINVVDVDFESVASLKAALAGQDAVVAPVGFPALSLQNQLIDASIEAGVQRFIPSEFGSDLENALTRKLPVFASKVAVADYLAEKAKSTSLTYTLVSNGAFLDWGLEKGFILDTSEYKPTIFDGGDAPFSTSTLSTVGDAVVGILLHPNETKNRAVYVEDLQVTQNQLLTLAKQVAPNKPWQPQANTLDAVTKRSDERLAQKLFDEETMVPYIYRAIFDPAYGNVFKKTDNALLGLKGRTEADITDILRRVVKA, encoded by the coding sequence ATGTCCGGCTCCATCAAGaacgtcgccgtcgcaggGGCTGCCGGCAGCTTGGGCACCGTCATCCTCAATAAGCTCATCGAATCGAACAAGTTCAACATCAAAGTCCTTCGGAGAAATGGGTCCAAGTCCACCTACGGCGCCGGGATCAACGTTGTCGACGTGGACTTTGAATCAGTCGCTTCGCTCAAGGCCGCTCTCGCCGGccaggatgccgtcgtcgccccggTCGGCTTTCCCGCTCTCAGTCTCCAGAATCAGCTGATTGACGCGTccatcgaggccggcgttCAGCGATTCATCCCCTCCGAGTTTGGCTCCGACCTCGAGAACGCGCTGACCAGGAAGTTGCCCGTCTTCGCCTCCAAGGTTGCCGTGGCCGACTACCTCGCCGAGAAGGCCAAGTCGACATCCCTAACCTACACCCTCGTCAGCAACGGCGCATTTTTGGACTGGGGACTCGAGAAGGGCTTCATTCTCGATACTTCCGAGTATAAGCCAACCatcttcgacggcggcgacgccccCTTTAGCACCTCCACGCTTTCCACCGTCGGTGATGCCGTCGTAGGAATCCTGCTGCACCCAAACGAGACCAAGAACCGTGCCGTATACGTCGAGGACCTCCAGGTTACTCAGAACCAGCTCTTGACTTTGGCCAAACAAGTTGCTCCCAACAAGCCCTGGCAGCCGCAAGCAAATACTCTCGATGCCGTCACCAAACGTTCGGATGAGAGGCTGGCCCAGAAGCTGTTCGATGAAGAAACTATGGTTCCATACATCTACCGTGCCATTTTCGACCCAGCCTATGGCAACGTCTTCAAGAAAACGGACAATGCATTGCTGGGCCTCAAAGGCAGGACGGAGGCGGATATCACCGATATCCTGAGGAGGGTTGTCAAAGCATGA
- a CDS encoding SNARE protein — MSEAYERERQNNDRLDELSAKVSALRGVTMDIYDNARAQDVIDNTSETFSAMASQMKGSATRLTRMAASGNKVAILKLSGIIIGIFIVLFYVLKLFL, encoded by the exons ATGTCGGAAGCCTACGAGCGCGAGCGTCAGAACAATGACCGGCTGGACGAGCTCTCCGCCAAGGTCTCGGCGCTGCGAGGCGTCACCATGGACATTTACGACAACGCTCGCGCCCAAGACGTCATCGACAACACC TCCGAGACCTTCTCCGCCATGGCTTCGCAGATGAAAGGCTCCGCCACTCGCCTTACCCGCATGGCCGCGTCAGGCAACAAGGTCGCCATCCTCAAGCTCTCgggcatcatcatcggcataTTCATCGTGCTCTTCTACGTCCTTAAGCTTTTTCTCTGA
- a CDS encoding hypothetical protein (related to M.capricolum transcription repressor): MRYSPLLSTALCRVIQPRPYVRRRPQVQQLAKLRLSPPSSMSGIPFLGALLGRSSSSNAASMSYPDQRTNDEWQAVLNKEQFRILREKGTEPAGSGKFNKHYPDQGVYTCAGCNAPLYKANHKFQSGCGWPAYFDSIPGAVTRHEDRAFGMTRTEIVCSNCGGHLGHVFKGEGFSTPTDERHCVNSISLNFSPDDKIVESGPKESKA; the protein is encoded by the exons ATGCGATACTCGCCTTTACTATCCACCGCCCTCTGCAGAGTCATTCAACCTCGTCCCTACgtacggcgccggccgcaaGTCCAGCAGCTAGCGAAACTACGACTGTCTCCACCGAGCTCCATGTCCGGCATTCCCTTCTTGGGTGCGCTTCTCGGCCGTTCATCCTCGTCCAACGCGGCCAGTATGTCGTATCCCGATCAACGTACGAACGACGAGTGGCAGGCTGTCCTTAATAAGG AGCAGTTCCGGATTCTACGAGAAAAAGGCACGGAGCCGGCCGGGTCTGGGAAATTCAACAAGCACTACCCCGACCAGGGAGTTTACACATGCGCCGGGTGCAACGCGCCGCTCTACAAGGCAAACCACAAGTTCCAGTCAGGCTGCGGATGGCCGGCGTACTTTGACAGCATCCCCGGCGCCGTCACGCGGCACGAGGACCGCGCCTTTGgcatgacgaggacggagatTGTCTGCTCCAACTGTggcggccacctcggccacgtcTTCAAGGGCGAGGGCTTCTCGACGCCAACCGACGAACGGCACTGCGTCAACAGCATCAGCTTGAACTTTTCGCCAGACGACAAGATCGTCGAGAGCGGGCCGAAGGAGAGCAAGGCGTAA
- a CDS encoding NAD-binding domain protein, giving the protein MTFTVLTDAEVSALLEGLDLNELDEFRHVLASALHEFSTNTQADDLGVYQQPHRISTLHPGSEATTLYMPSCGPEGMGCKVVTLTSSEATENPSVKAISPTGVVNLFSPDGKPLGLIHASTLTAFRTALASACLLNRRSHVKTITVFGSGMQAYWHVRLALMMRGSTIKHVNVINHRFSASADGLLRKFAVIPQAVKEREGWSHTKFAIMAPTFHEYNRLLKEQLRGSDVIYCCTPSRKDLFDASILTSHEGRKKGRLIIAVGSYTPEMRELPEGLLAQATKHHDRTHRHFHKHAEEAGVIIVDTLDGVLKEAGEIISAKIGPNSLVELGELVMLHRLSVEESETNTPGSQTPISPDAVSLDFSDKLSMSSVYGDGPQRPESPSGSLSSGHSRKPSIPLPFRTSSNSSSDTDKKKEDSLARWLRDGTVVYKSVGLGLMDLVVGMHLVQIANEKRLGTRIEGF; this is encoded by the exons ATGACCTTTACCGTGctcaccgacgccgaggtcagcgctctcctcgagggcctcgacctcAACGAGCTGGACGAGTTTCGCCacgtcctcgcctcggccctcCACGAGTTCTCGACCAACACCCAGGCCGATGACTTGGGCGTCTACCAGCAACCGCACAGGATATCCACCCTCCACCCAGGCTCCGAAGCCACGACGCTCTACATGCCATCGTGCGGCCCCGAGGGCATGGGATGCAAAG TCGTCACCCTCACCTCGTCCGAAGCGACGGAAAACCCATCCGTCAAAGCCATCAGCCCGACGGGCGTTGTCAACCTCTTCTCGCCCGACGGAAAGCCGCTCGGCCTCATACACGCGAGCACCCTGACCGCCTTCAGGaccgccctcgcctccgCCTGCCTCCTGAACCGGCGAAGCCACGTCAAGACGATCACGGTCTTCGGCAGCGGCATGCAAGCCTACTGGCAcgtccgcctcgccctcatGATGCGTGGCAGCACCATCAAGCACGTCAACGTCATCAACCACCGCTTCTCCGCCAGCGCCGATGGCCTCCTGAGGAAGTTCGCCGTCATCCCCCAGGCCGTCAAGGAGCGCGAGGGCTGGTCCCACACCAAGTTCGCCATCATGGCACCCACCTTTCACGAGTACAACCGGCTGCTGAAGGAGCAGCTCCGCGGCTCCGACGTCATCTACTGCTGCACGCCGTCCCGGAAGGACCTTTTCGACGCCTCCATCCTCACCTCGCACGAGGGCCGGAAGAAGGGGAGGCTCATTATCGCCGTCGGGAGCTACACGCCTGAAATGCGAGAGCTACCCGAGGGGCTTCTCGCCCAAGCCACCAAGCACCACGACAGGACCCACAGGCATTTTCACAAGCATGCGGAGGAAGCcggcgtcatcatcgtcgacacgctcgacggcgtcctgaAGGAGGCGGGCGAGATCATCTCGGCCAAGATTGGGCCCAACTCGCTCGTAGA GCTCGGTGAGCTCGTCATGCTCCACCGGCTATCCGTCGAGGAGTCGGAGACGAACACGCCCGGCTCGCAGACGCCCATCTCGCCCGATGCCGTCTCCCTCGACTTCAGCGACAAGCTCTCCATGTCCAGCGTCTACGGCGACGGGCCGCAACGACCGGAAAGCCCGTCCGGGTCGCTGTCGTCGGGCCATTCTCGCAAGCCCAGCATTCCGCTGCCGTTCCGCACGAGCTCCAACAGCTCGTCCGATACGGACAAGAAGAAGGAAGACTCCCTCGCCCGCTGGCTGAgagacggcaccgtcgtgtACAAGAGCGTCGGCCTGGGCCTCATGGACTTGGTCGTCGGCATGCACCTGGTGCAGATTGCAAACGAAAAAAGGCTGGGCACGCGGATTGAAGGGTTTTGA
- a CDS encoding stromal membrane-associated protein produces the protein MSRRAPNPAAERAAQNQATIKSLLKLEANKVCADCKRNKHPRWASWNLGVFVCIRCSGIHRGMGTHISRVKSVDLDSWTDEQLQSILSWGNARANKYWEAKLAVGHTPSDAKIENFIRTKYELKRWVMDGPIPDPSTLDAEGDDDVPLSLVKEKQVIERKESIRKASIGQSSAPASMPAPEGDLIGGSDGVSSQSGIAGLAPRIPPKAEAAAPKTTNPKDSLLGLDLLGGVSAPPRPSSTPGGAFPTGQSRPDLKQSILSLYASVPKSQPHTQQVLPQQSSMGGLASPTLNQQPRGSVGGFNDAFGNLSMSGSSTLAAAPDPFASLGGHSSSSRSTPMTSSNSTFGGLAGGGFFDSKPAPPPAASHQQKPSNSGLAGFSSFSSPPPSQQPAVPPKPGQPSSAMGDLFDLSAPVAQTSAPPPVNAVPSTNSAFNLSSHQQKPVAHPAAAAASSNVLSGGGISGMDAWGANEWGSPETSNATTAKNPEPTKRTSASDSMGWGSGGSFASTPIVPGSGGGFNAAPKVSADEEFGGWAAGSAPSNTGNPPAAKGSAGFGGDEDLFSNVWQ, from the exons ATGTCTCGACGGGCACCAAACCCAGCGGCCGAGCGGGCAGCGCAAAACCAGGCAACGATCAAGAGCCTTCTGAAGTTGGAAGCCAACAAGGTCTGCGCCGATTGCAAGAGGAACAAGC ATCCGCGATGGGCTAGCTGGAACCTCGGCGTCTTTGTCTGCATCCGATGCTCGGGCATCCATCGAGGCATGGGCACCCACATCAGCAGGGTCAAAtccgtcgacctcgactcCTGGACCGACGAGCAGCTCCAGAGCATCCTGAGTTGGGGAAATGCCCGTGCCAACAAGTACTGGGAGGccaagctcgccgtcggccacaCGCCGTCCGACGCCAAGATTGAAAACTTTATCCGAACGAAATATGAGCTGAAGCGTTGGGTCATGGACGGGCCGATTCCTGACCCGTCCACGCTGGACGCGgaaggcgatgacgacgtgcCGCTCAGCCTGGTCAAGGAGAAGCAAGTGATAGAGAGGAAGGAGTCGATTCGGAAGGCATCGATTGGACAGTCAAGCGCTCCCGCAAGCATGCCTGCGCCCGAGGGTGACCTGATTGGCGGAAGCGACGGCGTCTCCTCCCAGTCAGGCATCGCAGGCCTTGCACCCAGGATTCCGCCCAAGGCCGAAGCTgcggcgccgaagacgacCAACCCGAAGGATTCGTTGCTCGGCCTGGACCTCCTGGGGGGGGTGTCGGCTCCtccgcggccgtcgagcacccCTGGAGGCGCCTTTCCCACGGGACAGTCCCGGCCTGACCTGAAGCAGTCCATCCTGTCCCTGTACGCTTCCGTGCCCAAGTCACAGCCTCATACGCAGCAGGTGTTGCCTCAGCAGTCGTCGATGGGTGgcttggcgtcgccgacgctgaACCAGCAGCCGCGaggctccgtcggcggcttcaACGATGCCTTTGGCAATCTGAGCATGTCTGGGTCGAGCACCCTCGCGGCCGCGCCAGACCCTTTTGCGAGCCTTGGTGGCCATtcctcgagcagcaggtccACGCCGATGACGTCGAGCAACAGCACCTTTGGCGGCCTGGCCGGAGGCGGCTTCTTCGACTCGAAGCCAGCTCCGCCGCCAGCGGCATCGCACCAGCAGAAGCCGTCGAACTCCGGCCTTGCCGGCTTCAGCTCGTTCTCTTCCCCTCCGCCCTCACAACAGCCGGCGGTGCCACCCAAGCCTGGGCAGCCGTCGTCCGCCATGGGCGACTTGTTCGACCTGTCCGCTCCCGTCGCGCAGACGTCGGCACCGCCCCCGGTCAACGCTGTTCCTTCGACCAACTCGGCGTTTAACCTATCGAGCCACCAGCAGAAGCCCGTCGCACACccggcggccgccgcggccagcTCGAACGTACTTTCAGGCGGTGGCATCTCCGGCATGGACGCCTGGGGCGCCAACGAGTGGGGCAGTCCGGAGACAAGTAAcgcaacgacggcgaagaaCCCCGAGCCGACCAAGCGTACCAGCGCTTCGGACAGCATGGGCTGGGGAAGTGGGGGGTCTTTTGCCAGCACGCCTATCGTTCCCGGGTCTGGCGGCGGCTTCAACGCGGCGCCCAAGGTGTCCGCGGACGAGGAGTTTGGCGGTTGGGCCGCCGGTTCGGCTCCTTCCAACACAGGCAacccgccggcggccaaggggTCTGCAGGATTTGGAGGGGATGAGGACCTCTTCTCCAACGTCTGGCAGTAG